In one window of Gossypium hirsutum isolate 1008001.06 chromosome A01, Gossypium_hirsutum_v2.1, whole genome shotgun sequence DNA:
- the LOC107963584 gene encoding uncharacterized protein translates to MAKIALVIVLISMIVVVSIHSVVGDTAATSPTASTESNAAKAEAPGHEGHDSSNESWTDWAKDKISGIGGMFASSPSSSPASEPAPTPASSSAETPEVKV, encoded by the exons ATGGCAAAGATTGCTTTGGTTATTGTTTTGATCTCAATGATCGTGGTCGTTTCAATCCATTCCGTCGTTGGTGACACCGCCGCAACGTCACCTACAGCATCAACAGAATCAAACGCTGCAAAAGCTGAGGCACCAGGTCATGAGGGACACGATAGTTCCAATGAATCATGGACCGACTGGGCCAAGGACAAGATCAG CGGTATTGGGGGCATGTTCGCTTCTTCACCATCATCCTCACCAGCATCGGAACCAGCACCAACACCAGCAAGCTCATCAGCGGAAACACCCGAAGTCAAGGTTTGA
- the LOC107962890 gene encoding zinc-finger homeodomain protein 5, with protein MEVRGEEHDIKTPVRDGDHNGAAVLTCTQTLDQVHRPQRQQSLGHVGRSPNPDRIAGASVAPISVSSNTKPLAGVVRYRECLKNHAASIGGNVYDGCGEFMPSGEEGTLEALKCAACDCHRNFHRKEVDGETQQFGGRRSLMLNPLQLPPPLPSPTMLHHHHHHHQKYTSPPSAMVTPMNVAFVGGGTESSSEDLNMYQSNPEGMAAAAPPYVLSKKRFRTKFTQEQKDKMLELAEKLGWRINKQDEDEVEKFCAEYGVKRQVFKVWMHNNKNVKKPPQDQ; from the coding sequence ATGGAAGTTAGAGGTGAAGAACATGATATTAAAACGCCAGTGCGAGATGGGGATCATAATGGTGCTGCGGTTCTCACTTGCACTCAAACCCTAGACCAAGTTCATCGTCCCCAAAGGCAACAGTCACTTGGCCATGTTGGAAGATCTCCGAACCCGGATCGAATCGCCGGCGCCAGTGTTGCACCCATTTCAGTCAGTTCTAACACGAAGCCATTGGCGGGTGTCGTTAGGTATCGAGAGTGTCTGAAGAACCACGCTGCCAGCATCGGCGGAAACGTTTACGATGGGTGCGGTGAGTTCATGCCTAGTGGAGAAGAAGGAACACTGGAAGCGTTGAAATGTGCAGCCTGTGACTGCCACCGCAACTTCCACCGCAAAGAGGTTGATGGAGAGACCCAACAATTCGGGGGTAGGAGAAGCTTGATGCTTAACCCTCTTCAGTTGCCTCCACCATTGCCCTCTCCAACCATGCtgcaccaccaccaccatcaccaTCAAAAGTATACAAGTCCACCCAGTGCAATGGTTACACCAATGAATGTAGCGTTTGTTGGCGGTGGCACCGAGTCTTCAAGCGAGGATCTTAACATGTATCAGTCTAATCCGGAGGGAATGGCGGCAGCAGCACCCCCATATGTTTTGTCAAAGAAGAGATTTAGAACGAAATTTACGCAGGAACAGAAGGATAAGATGTTGGAATTAGCGGAGAAATTGGGGTGGAGAATCAATAAACAAGATGAAGATGAAGTCGAAAAGTTTTGCGCTGAGTATGGGGTGAAACGGCAGGTTTTCAAGGTTTGGATGCACAACAACAAGAACGTGAAGAAGCCGCCTCAGGATCAGTAA